ACTTCCTTGGTGCGATAGGGCTTGCCGATCCGGTACTGTTCGGTGATCACCTCGGCGTCCTCGGAAGCCGCCATATTGTGTATCAGCGGCATGCGGTAATCCAGCCAACTTGGATTCAAGGTATAGCCATTCTTGGTCATCACCTCTTCCATGAAAGCCTGGCCCAGCGCCATCGACACCTGACCATCCACTTGGCCCTTGATCAGACCGGGATTGACCGGGAAACCGCAATCGTGAAGCGTATAGGCGCGGATCAGGCGGGCCTCGCCGGTTTCGATATCCACCTCGACTTCGGCCACCTGGGCGCTGAAGGCGTAATTCTCGGTCCAGCGACCCTTGGTGGTGGCTAGGCTGGGATGGGTCGGTTCGTCGCGCATGGTGCGCCAGAACCCCTCGCCGACGATGGTGTCGCCACGATGCTTGGCGACGCTGGCGGAAAAGACCTGGGCATAGGTCATGCGCTGCTGGGGATCGGCCAGGTTGTAAACGCTTTTGTTCTCGACGCCCAGATATTCGACCGGCACGTCCATTTCCTCGGACGCCACCTTCAATATCTTCTCGCGGGCGTTGGTCGCCGCCTGACGGGTGGCGTTGCCGGTCACATAGGTCATGCCGCTGATCCAGGCCCCGATATCCTGCGGCGTGGTGTCGGTATCCGAGGCGATCAGCTTGATGTCGTTCATGCCGATCGACAATTCCTCGGCCACGATCTGGGTGATCACGGTTTCCGCCCCTTGGCCAACATCCAAGGCGCCGGTCAGCACGATCACCGACCCGTCATCGTTCAACTTCACGATGACGCCAGAACCGTTGGGATAGATCAGCGTTCCGCTCATATAGGTGGTCACACCCATGCCGATGCCGCGCCGGATGGTGCTGGAAGGTTCGGGCTGCTTCCTGCCTTGCCGCCATTTGTTGAGGTAGTCGCTTTTCGCCGCCACTTCCTTGATGCAGTCGATCAGCCCCGCCTCGTGGGTGTTGTCCTTGTTGGGCAACTCTTCCCAAGGTCCGCGGGCGTTGCGCAGGCGGATGGTGACGGGGTCGATGCCCAGATGTTCGGCGATCATGTCAAGCTGGGATTCGATGGCGAAACGCACCTTGGGCGCACCGTGCCCGCGCTGTGGGGCGCGAGTCGTGTGGTTGGTATAGACCGCGTAACCTTCGTATTTCAGATTGGGGATGCGATAAGGACCCATGATGAAGCCCCAGGCCAGGAAGATCACCACCACGCCGCTGCCGCGATGGGCGCCCGCATTGTTGATGATGCGCACGCGCTGGGCCAGGATGGTGCCGTCCTTTTTGACGCCGGTCTTCAGTTCGATGGTCAGCGTTTGGCTGTGACGATAGGCCGAGAAGATTTCCTCGCGGCTGGCGGTGATGCGCACCGGACGCCCGGTCAGCATCGACAAACGGGCCGCGCAATATTCGTGCGAATACAGATCGATCTTGCCGCCGAACGTGCCGCCGACATAGGTTTTATGGATGCGCACCTGCGAATAAGGCAGGCCCAGCGTGCGCGACAGCTTGGCCCGTTTGATGAACGTGCCCATCGACGATGTCCAGACATTGAGCTTGTCGGACTCCCAGTGAGCCAGCGTAACCTGGGGTTCCAGATAGCCGTGGGTGCGCAGTTGGTTCTCGAACCGGTCTTCGCGCACATAGTCGGCTTGGGCGAATCCCGCCTCGACATCGCCCCATTCTGTTTCGGTCTTGCCCGCGATGTTCGCCAGATCTTCCAGTACCTTTGGATGGCTGGCGCGAATGGCCGGGGCACCTGGGCGCATCGCCTCTTCGGCATCGAAGACGGCAGGCAGTATCTCGTACTCGACCTCGATCAGTTCCAACGCCTTTTGCGCCGTGATCTCGTCGACGGCGGCGACGGCGGCGATTTCCTCTCCGACATGCGCCACCTTGTCCTTGGCCAGCACATCCTGATCGGCCGGATAGCGCGGCGTTTCCACAAAACCATGGCGAACGCCGATCGTATCTTCATGAGTGATCACGGCCTTGACGCCGGGCAGCGCCTTGGCCTTCGTGGTGTCGATGCGAACAATGCGGGCATGCGGGTGCGGGCTGCGCAGCACGCGCCCGATCAACATGCCAGGCAATTTCACATCCTGGGTATAGACGGCCTTGCCCGACACTTTGTCGGGGCCATCCTTGCGCCGCATATTCTGGCCGATGAATTTCAGATCGGTCATGGCGCGTCATCCTTCTTCATCAAAGGTTCGACCCCTTGCCCCGAATATTGGAGAATGGCGTCGACGATGGAATTATAGCCCGTGCAGCGGCACAGATTGCCTTCCAGCGCCTTCTTGATCTCGGGCACTGAAGGTTTTGGGTTGCTGTCCAATAGCGCCTTCGACGACATGATGACGCCCGGCGTGCAAAAGCCGCATTGCGTGGCCGCTTGGTCTAGGAAGGCTTCCTGTAAATCCGACAGCTTGCCGTTTTCACTCAAGCCCTCGATAGTTTGCACATGCATGCCGTCGCATTCGACGGCCAGCGTGATGCAGGCCAGAATGGGTTTTCCTTCAAGCAGCACCGTGCAAGCGCCGCAGGTGCCGGATTCGCAGCCGTCCTTGGTGCCGGTCAGGCCCACATGATCGCGGATCACTTCCAGCAGCATGACATGCGGGCGGACCATCACTTCATGCGTCTCGCCATTGATGGCAAGCGTGACCAGGCGAGGCTTTGGCCGCGCCTTGGCGGTTACGACGGCATTATTGGGAGAATCGAGCATGGCCTGACCTCTTATGATTCTTGGGCGCGGGCAAGGGCGGTCTGCATGGCGCGCCTTAAATGGACGCGGATATTGTCTCGAAGATATGGTTTCGAGAAACCATGGTGCGGCAGCGGGTTGATTTCCCGGCTGGCCATGTCCGCCAGTTCCGTCAGCGCCGCCTTGGTCAGTTTCTTGCCAATCATGGCCGACACGGTATCGACCAGTTTCACCGGTCCTTCATTGACCGCGCCTATGGCGATACTGGCTTCGGCGCAGGTTTCAAGATCGTCTTCAAGGCGAAGCGTCAACGCCATCACGGCAATGCCGAATTCCAAACCGCCGCGCACGGTCGATTTGTGATAGCCCCAACCCATGTGCGGCTTGGCGGGCGGCATGTGAACAAAACGCAGCATCTCGCCGGGATTGAGCGTCATTGGCCGCAAACCGTCGCCCGTGAACAAGGCTTCGATGGGCATTCTCACCTCGCCGCCCGATCCCAGCACCGTGACGTCGGCGCCCCAGGCCATCAAGGCGGGCGCGATATCGGACATATAGACCGACCAGCAAACTTCCTTCTTATTCTTTGGAAATGGGTAACAGCAGTCGCCGCCCCTTTTGTAGCAAGGTTCGACGAACTGAAAGT
This window of the Alphaproteobacteria bacterium genome carries:
- a CDS encoding FAD binding domain-containing protein, which codes for MMMVGNECRQAGGRDMILFEFEHENPVLAEDAVARLHEIEAEARFMAGGTDLIPNMRIGIAKPAHVISLTRIPREPMAVGADGWLRIDALTTLSEIEHSALVVGAAPILAASAHTVAGNQIRQRATLGGNLCQETRCLYLNQQHDFQFVEPCYKRGGDCCYPFPKNKKEVCWSVYMSDIAPALMAWGADVTVLGSGGEVRMPIEALFTGDGLRPMTLNPGEMLRFVHMPPAKPHMGWGYHKSTVRGGLEFGIAVMALTLRLEDDLETCAEASIAIGAVNEGPVKLVDTVSAMIGKKLTKAALTELADMASREINPLPHHGFSKPYLRDNIRVHLRRAMQTALARAQES
- a CDS encoding molybdopterin-dependent oxidoreductase — its product is MTDLKFIGQNMRRKDGPDKVSGKAVYTQDVKLPGMLIGRVLRSPHPHARIVRIDTTKAKALPGVKAVITHEDTIGVRHGFVETPRYPADQDVLAKDKVAHVGEEIAAVAAVDEITAQKALELIEVEYEILPAVFDAEEAMRPGAPAIRASHPKVLEDLANIAGKTETEWGDVEAGFAQADYVREDRFENQLRTHGYLEPQVTLAHWESDKLNVWTSSMGTFIKRAKLSRTLGLPYSQVRIHKTYVGGTFGGKIDLYSHEYCAARLSMLTGRPVRITASREEIFSAYRHSQTLTIELKTGVKKDGTILAQRVRIINNAGAHRGSGVVVIFLAWGFIMGPYRIPNLKYEGYAVYTNHTTRAPQRGHGAPKVRFAIESQLDMIAEHLGIDPVTIRLRNARGPWEELPNKDNTHEAGLIDCIKEVAAKSDYLNKWRQGRKQPEPSSTIRRGIGMGVTTYMSGTLIYPNGSGVIVKLNDDGSVIVLTGALDVGQGAETVITQIVAEELSIGMNDIKLIASDTDTTPQDIGAWISGMTYVTGNATRQAATNAREKILKVASEEMDVPVEYLGVENKSVYNLADPQQRMTYAQVFSASVAKHRGDTIVGEGFWRTMRDEPTHPSLATTKGRWTENYAFSAQVAEVEVDIETGEARLIRAYTLHDCGFPVNPGLIKGQVDGQVSMALGQAFMEEVMTKNGYTLNPSWLDYRMPLIHNMAASEDAEVITEQYRIGKPYRTKEVGEGLVSGVLAGIANAIYDATGVRMTSAPFTPEKILAGLRKLEREKAKELVSQ
- a CDS encoding (2Fe-2S)-binding protein, translated to MLDSPNNAVVTAKARPKPRLVTLAINGETHEVMVRPHVMLLEVIRDHVGLTGTKDGCESGTCGACTVLLEGKPILACITLAVECDGMHVQTIEGLSENGKLSDLQEAFLDQAATQCGFCTPGVIMSSKALLDSNPKPSVPEIKKALEGNLCRCTGYNSIVDAILQYSGQGVEPLMKKDDAP